A genomic stretch from Deltaproteobacteria bacterium includes:
- a CDS encoding ATP-binding protein produces the protein MGVLKNGFWGLFKNAQLQGTPGAATQAYLRVRRGAGDEGNAADGIFQQSHNIQGAIQNNYSFFLFGPRGVGKSTLLKSVLPPDESYFIDLLDFDLETRLLNRPKEFTELVEGLPPKIRWVVVDEVQKAPFLLDEVHRQIEGNPNRHFALTGSSARKLKRGQANLLAGRAFTYTLHPLTTPELENRFNLQEALLFGTLPKLFSLTNPEDKKKYLRAYIETYLKEEIQMEGLIRNLPAFRKFLPLAASENGNILSWSNLAQDVGTDAKTIRSYFEILEDTLIGFFLPAYSRSLRKRQKTHPKFYLFDPGVKRALVNQLTLDIIPGTPEYGRAFEHFWILEIIRQNAYRQADFSFSYFGTHDIEIDLVIERPGKPLLFVEIKSSEHVKDSDLRPIRTLADGVKNSEALCLCREPRKRKVGNVLVCPWQEAFEEIGLGN, from the coding sequence ATGGGTGTGTTGAAAAATGGCTTTTGGGGACTGTTCAAAAATGCCCAGCTGCAAGGCACCCCAGGAGCCGCGACGCAGGCGTACTTGAGGGTACGTCGAGGAGCCGGCGACGAGGGGAACGCAGCAGATGGCATTTTTCAACAGTCCCATAATATTCAAGGTGCCATTCAAAATAACTATTCTTTTTTTCTATTCGGGCCTCGTGGAGTCGGCAAATCGACCTTATTAAAGTCCGTTTTACCGCCTGACGAAAGCTATTTCATCGATCTCCTCGATTTTGACCTGGAGACCCGCCTCCTCAACAGACCAAAGGAATTTACAGAACTGGTCGAGGGGCTGCCACCCAAAATTCGTTGGGTGGTTGTTGATGAGGTTCAAAAAGCCCCCTTTCTCCTAGATGAGGTTCACCGACAGATTGAAGGTAATCCAAATCGCCATTTTGCATTAACCGGCTCCAGCGCCCGTAAATTGAAACGGGGGCAGGCCAACCTTCTTGCAGGACGCGCCTTCACTTATACCCTTCATCCCCTGACGACTCCTGAACTGGAGAATCGATTTAATCTTCAAGAGGCCCTTCTCTTCGGAACCCTTCCTAAACTCTTTTCCTTGACTAATCCGGAAGATAAGAAAAAATATCTGCGGGCATACATTGAAACTTATCTAAAAGAAGAAATCCAAATGGAGGGTTTGATCCGAAATCTCCCGGCCTTCCGAAAATTTCTTCCGCTCGCGGCGTCAGAAAATGGTAACATCCTGTCATGGTCTAATCTCGCGCAGGATGTTGGAACAGACGCGAAGACAATTCGCTCCTATTTCGAAATTTTAGAGGACACTCTCATCGGATTTTTTCTCCCCGCCTACTCACGTTCTTTAAGAAAAAGACAGAAAACCCATCCTAAGTTTTATCTCTTCGACCCGGGAGTCAAACGTGCGCTAGTCAATCAACTCACTCTGGACATAATACCAGGAACTCCGGAATATGGCCGAGCCTTTGAACATTTTTGGATTCTCGAAATCATTCGACAGAATGCCTATCGTCAAGCCGACTTTTCTTTTTCCTATTTTGGAACTCACGACATCGAGATTGATCTCGTTATCGAACGGCCCGGCAAACCTCTTCTCTTCGTAGAAATCAAGTCATCGGAACATGTAAAAGATTCGGATCTTCGACCGATTCGGACTCTTGCCGATGGGGTAAAAAATAGCGAGGCGCTGTGCCTCTGCCGCGAACCACGAAAGAGAAAGGTGGGCAACGTCCTGGTTTGTCCTTGGCAGGAGGCATTCGAGGAAATCGGCTTGGGGAATTAG
- a CDS encoding type II toxin-antitoxin system VapC family toxin, whose translation MATRIKAYIDTSAFIAFLDRSDSFHPLFLQLFSEPPSLVTTPLVIAEGQGWFLRRYDVTRALQFMNFIESLKPLTIYPVGKKEIQEATRYLRRFSDEELTLADTTGLWLMTKQKTDQCWSTDRHLGLTGKSLIIHER comes from the coding sequence ATGGCCACAAGGATTAAGGCCTACATTGATACCTCCGCATTCATTGCCTTCCTCGATCGTTCCGACAGCTTTCATCCGCTTTTTCTTCAGTTATTCAGTGAACCGCCATCTCTGGTAACCACTCCACTCGTTATTGCTGAGGGCCAAGGGTGGTTCCTCCGACGTTATGATGTGACGCGTGCCCTCCAATTTATGAATTTTATCGAATCCTTGAAGCCTCTAACCATCTATCCTGTTGGAAAAAAAGAGATTCAAGAAGCAACCCGCTATCTCAGACGATTTTCGGATGAAGAATTAACCTTGGCAGACACTACCGGTCTCTGGTTGATGACAAAGCAAAAAACGGATCAATGCTGGTCTACTGACCGGCATCTGGGACTGACTGGAAAATCACTGATCATCCATGAGCGGTAA
- a CDS encoding CopG family transcriptional regulator, whose amino-acid sequence MIRTQISLEPEEYSWAKKEARRLGLSLAELLRRSLRHLLPAKTGKPWMRFAGLVSSGDSEASQKIDELIYGHKD is encoded by the coding sequence ATGATTCGAACACAGATCAGTCTTGAGCCGGAGGAGTACTCCTGGGCGAAAAAAGAGGCGAGGCGGCTCGGTCTGTCATTGGCCGAGCTTTTAAGACGTTCGCTGCGCCACCTCCTCCCTGCCAAGACCGGAAAACCCTGGATGCGCTTCGCGGGACTGGTTTCCTCCGGCGATTCCGAGGCAAGCCAAAAGATTGACGAACTCATCTATGGCCACAAGGATTAA
- a CDS encoding patatin-like phospholipase family protein, whose product MKKDQTRKTALVLSGGGARGAYEAGIIHYLRTMLPPKIRNHSFDIQCGSSVGAINSSFMASSAHDLELQGRRIHEVWSKLTPDRIYRRQTIALLDFLRKGGRGLLMNFIRRNQTGIPHFRGFLDTSPFLPFMEQEIDWKQITRNIKAGLVQALSISATNVFTGRLELFIQKRDDVEYSGSYITHFTKIRPIHTMASAAIPIIFPTVDVDGIPYTDGGLRLNTPMSPAIQLGADSLFIIGLHHRAKPGEKIPSIGKKGVPPSMGQVLGRVMNSIFLDRTQYDLEQLERINRIIDWSEELYGENYLEDLNQMLRRKEIRGDVADRGLKRLRVLRIRPSEIIGDIFDHAFRKHRDQYFSNFEKFLVRFLDIDPSGGVDFLSYIAFIPEYLKKLIELGFEDARSNHKEIVEFFER is encoded by the coding sequence TACGAAACCATTCTTTCGATATTCAATGTGGCTCCTCCGTTGGCGCCATTAACTCCTCCTTTATGGCCAGTTCAGCCCATGATCTCGAATTACAGGGGAGAAGAATTCATGAAGTCTGGTCAAAGCTGACACCCGACAGGATCTACCGCCGGCAGACGATCGCCCTCCTCGATTTTTTAAGAAAAGGGGGGCGCGGACTCCTCATGAATTTCATTCGCCGCAATCAGACCGGCATTCCGCACTTTCGCGGATTTCTGGACACCTCTCCCTTCCTTCCTTTTATGGAACAGGAGATCGATTGGAAACAGATCACACGAAATATCAAGGCGGGGCTTGTCCAGGCCCTTTCGATCTCCGCCACTAACGTCTTCACCGGCCGCCTCGAGCTCTTCATACAGAAGAGGGATGACGTCGAGTACTCAGGAAGCTACATCACCCATTTCACAAAGATCAGGCCGATTCACACAATGGCCTCCGCGGCGATTCCGATTATCTTTCCGACAGTCGATGTGGATGGAATTCCCTACACCGACGGGGGTCTTCGACTGAACACCCCAATGTCCCCCGCCATTCAGCTCGGGGCCGACTCACTTTTTATCATCGGGCTTCATCACCGCGCCAAACCGGGGGAGAAGATCCCCTCGATCGGCAAGAAAGGCGTCCCGCCATCGATGGGGCAGGTCCTTGGCCGCGTCATGAACTCGATCTTCCTCGACCGGACCCAATACGACCTAGAGCAGCTCGAACGGATCAACCGGATCATCGACTGGAGTGAAGAGCTGTACGGAGAAAACTATCTGGAAGATTTAAATCAGATGCTTCGCCGGAAGGAGATCCGTGGTGATGTGGCTGACCGGGGACTGAAGCGGCTCAGGGTACTTCGAATCCGGCCGAGCGAGATTATCGGTGATATCTTCGACCACGCCTTCCGAAAGCATCGTGACCAGTATTTCAGCAATTTTGAGAAGTTCCTAGTCCGTTTTCTGGATATCGACCCCTCCGGTGGCGTTGACTTTCTCTCCTACATCGCCTTCATTCCGGAATACTTAAAAAAACTGATCGAACTCGGCTTCGAAGATGCCCGTTCGAATCATAAAGAGATTGTTGAGTTTTTCGAGAGGTAG